A region from the Cellvibrio sp. PSBB006 genome encodes:
- a CDS encoding beta-N-acetylhexosaminidase has product MKTLAFFLLTFSSLFTFAAPATELDLMPYPKQLTLQPGQLTLDKSFHVVIDGADSPLLRKELERFVMRLQKQTGLTVAAPAIQKADAEKITAPVLRVSVENIPEVENGYALERDEAYRLDVTSTQILLSANTRTGAVRGLETLLQIIGLQKKTVRVPQLVIEDAPRFVWRGVLLDSSRHFLSMDTLKRQLDAMAAAKYNIFHWHLTDDQGWRMESNAFPKLHELASDGEYYSQQDIREIVAYAQQRGIHVLPEIDIPGHASAIALAYPELMSAPDPYKKEIRWGVHKPTLDPTNEKVYEFVDKLMAEVSALFPFEYVHIGGDEVDPEHWNNNADIQAFMKKNALADHRALQAWFNRRVVNILEKHQRKMIGWDEIQHPDLPKNIAIQSWQGPDAVSDAVSHGFQAILSTGYYVDQPQPTAYHYRNDPVPVIEMLDDQVRAGEVWETWSFEIPRKRGSAIKGTFTLINRDGEQRGFIDFNGKSRRAVHDVKNIHGVTQFHLDTWMGVFTPRVTLQDGQLQGDVIVGNALYRITGKQVAGSAIPDSIMPTAIRQQPLTDAARELVLGGEAALWAELVDDTVIDLRLWPRAFAIGERLWSPVALQDEDSMYRRMQKVGDLAAVSIDLQHHQQAHAGMMKLISKPQDIKPLKIFAEAIEQAQYYHRHHEKHVYGTYSKADPLNLFVDTLPAESLAVRELDQLVEQFLENPRDKQVKKQLLVLLKSWNKNHKPLMQVIERNPSLADMKPLAQRVDQVTQLGLKLVEQHASEKPLPAGQLEPARKILRGAQQMHQEIVVSAAYPIEKLLNAAY; this is encoded by the coding sequence ATGAAAACGCTTGCTTTTTTTCTGCTGACTTTTTCTTCGCTTTTTACGTTCGCGGCTCCCGCCACTGAACTGGATTTAATGCCTTACCCCAAACAGCTCACGCTGCAACCCGGCCAGCTGACACTGGATAAATCGTTCCATGTGGTCATTGATGGCGCTGACTCGCCGTTGCTGCGCAAGGAATTGGAACGCTTTGTCATGCGTTTGCAAAAACAAACCGGACTGACTGTGGCGGCCCCGGCGATCCAGAAAGCGGATGCAGAAAAAATAACGGCGCCGGTGCTGCGTGTATCGGTGGAAAATATTCCTGAAGTCGAAAACGGTTATGCATTAGAGCGGGATGAAGCTTATCGCCTTGACGTTACTTCAACGCAGATACTGCTCTCGGCCAATACCCGCACCGGCGCGGTACGCGGTCTGGAAACCTTGTTGCAAATAATTGGTTTGCAGAAGAAAACTGTGCGCGTACCGCAACTGGTGATTGAGGATGCGCCGCGTTTTGTCTGGCGCGGTGTGCTGCTGGATTCCTCGCGTCATTTTTTATCGATGGACACACTCAAGCGCCAACTGGATGCGATGGCGGCGGCCAAGTACAACATCTTTCACTGGCATTTGACTGACGACCAGGGCTGGCGCATGGAGTCCAACGCCTTTCCCAAACTGCACGAATTGGCTTCTGATGGAGAATATTATTCGCAGCAGGATATTCGCGAGATTGTTGCTTACGCGCAGCAACGCGGTATTCATGTGTTGCCGGAGATTGATATACCCGGTCACGCCAGCGCCATCGCGCTTGCCTATCCGGAATTAATGTCGGCGCCTGACCCCTATAAAAAGGAAATTCGTTGGGGCGTACACAAGCCCACGCTCGATCCGACCAATGAAAAGGTTTATGAATTTGTCGATAAATTAATGGCAGAAGTCAGCGCGTTGTTTCCGTTTGAGTATGTGCATATCGGCGGTGATGAAGTTGATCCCGAGCACTGGAATAACAATGCAGACATTCAGGCGTTTATGAAAAAAAATGCACTGGCAGATCACCGTGCGCTGCAAGCCTGGTTTAACCGCCGCGTGGTCAATATTCTGGAAAAACACCAACGCAAGATGATTGGCTGGGATGAAATTCAGCATCCCGATTTACCTAAAAATATTGCCATTCAATCCTGGCAGGGGCCGGATGCAGTGAGCGACGCAGTCAGTCATGGTTTCCAGGCCATTCTGTCCACCGGTTATTACGTCGATCAACCGCAACCGACGGCGTATCACTATCGCAATGACCCGGTACCGGTGATCGAAATGCTCGATGATCAGGTGCGCGCGGGCGAGGTATGGGAAACCTGGTCGTTTGAGATTCCGCGCAAACGCGGCAGTGCCATTAAAGGCACGTTTACCTTGATTAACAGGGATGGCGAGCAACGCGGTTTTATCGACTTCAACGGCAAATCACGCCGCGCTGTGCATGATGTAAAAAATATTCACGGTGTAACCCAATTTCACCTCGATACCTGGATGGGGGTATTTACACCGCGTGTCACGCTGCAAGACGGCCAATTACAAGGGGATGTCATCGTCGGCAATGCACTCTACAGGATAACCGGCAAACAAGTTGCTGGCTCGGCTATACCGGATAGCATCATGCCGACAGCAATTCGTCAACAACCCCTGACCGACGCCGCGCGTGAATTGGTACTGGGCGGTGAAGCGGCACTGTGGGCGGAGTTGGTTGACGATACCGTGATTGATTTGCGCTTGTGGCCACGTGCGTTTGCCATAGGCGAACGGCTCTGGTCACCAGTGGCGTTACAGGATGAAGATTCCATGTATCGCCGGATGCAAAAAGTGGGTGACCTGGCTGCTGTGTCCATTGATCTGCAACACCACCAGCAAGCGCACGCCGGTATGATGAAACTGATCAGCAAGCCACAGGATATCAAGCCACTGAAAATCTTCGCCGAAGCCATCGAACAGGCGCAGTATTATCATCGCCACCATGAGAAACATGTATACGGCACCTATTCAAAAGCCGACCCGTTAAATTTATTTGTGGATACCTTGCCGGCGGAAAGCCTGGCGGTACGCGAGCTGGATCAATTGGTTGAGCAGTTTCTGGAAAATCCACGGGATAAACAGGTTAAAAAGCAGTTGTTAGTGTTGTTGAAATCCTGGAACAAAAATCACAAGCCTTTGATGCAGGTTATCGAGCGGAACCCAAGCCTTGCCGATATGAAACCCCTGGCGCAACGGGTTGATCAGGTGACACAGCTGGGCTTAAAGCTGGTGGAACAACATGCCAGCGAGAAGCCGTTACCCGCTGGTCAGCTTGAACCAGCGAGAAAAATTCTGCGCGGCGCACAACAAATGCATCAGGAAATTGTTGTCAGTGCGGCTTATCCTATCGAAAAACTGTTGAACGCAGCTTACTAA
- a CDS encoding VOC family protein: MALNGIHHVAIICFDYNRSRHFYVEVLGLQVLAENYRTERDSWKLDLALQDGSQLELFSFPNPPPRPSRPEAQGLRHLAFRVTDIHPQVERLMAQGVEVEPIRVDEFTGMRYTFFQDPDGLPLELYEISL, encoded by the coding sequence ATGGCACTTAATGGCATACATCACGTAGCGATCATCTGCTTCGATTACAACCGTTCCCGGCATTTTTACGTTGAGGTGTTGGGGCTACAGGTTCTGGCAGAAAATTACCGCACCGAACGTGATTCCTGGAAGCTGGATTTGGCGTTACAGGATGGCTCGCAGTTAGAGTTATTTTCCTTTCCTAACCCACCGCCAAGACCGAGCCGGCCGGAAGCACAAGGGCTTCGGCATTTGGCCTTTCGAGTGACAGATATTCATCCTCAGGTAGAGCGCTTGATGGCACAGGGCGTGGAGGTTGAGCCGATTCGGGTGGATGAGTTTACCGGTATGCGCTACACCTTTTTTCAAGATCCAGATGGTTTGCCATTGGAACTATACGAGATCAGTCTATAG
- a CDS encoding ABC transporter ATP-binding protein gives MSQVQLELSKVGIEFPTPKGPFCALQSVNLKIAKGEFVSLIGHSGCGKSTVLNIVAGLYKATTGGVVLNGKEVNEPGPERAVVFQNHSLLPWLTAYQNVELGVKRVFKGKKSRAEMREWIEHNLELVQMTHAIHKRPDEISGGMKQRVGIARALAMEPQILLMDEPFGALDALTRAHLQDSLMEIQSQLGNTVIMITHDVDEAVLLSDRIVMMTNGPAATVGEILDVKLPRPRDRLALADNAEYNHYRSAVLRFLYEKQRKIETLSPKRSEKAAETKRNHVA, from the coding sequence ATGAGTCAAGTACAGTTGGAATTATCCAAAGTGGGCATTGAGTTCCCCACCCCCAAAGGACCATTTTGTGCACTGCAAAGCGTCAACCTGAAGATTGCCAAAGGCGAGTTTGTTTCGCTGATCGGTCACTCGGGTTGTGGTAAATCCACCGTTTTGAATATTGTTGCCGGTTTATATAAAGCCACCACCGGCGGCGTGGTATTAAATGGTAAAGAAGTCAACGAGCCCGGACCTGAGCGCGCCGTGGTCTTTCAAAACCACTCATTGCTGCCATGGCTGACGGCTTATCAAAATGTTGAGCTGGGCGTGAAGCGCGTTTTCAAAGGAAAAAAATCCCGAGCCGAAATGCGCGAGTGGATCGAACACAACCTTGAACTGGTCCAAATGACTCACGCCATTCACAAACGTCCGGACGAAATCTCCGGCGGCATGAAGCAACGGGTAGGCATTGCCCGCGCACTGGCGATGGAACCACAAATTCTCCTGATGGACGAACCTTTCGGTGCGTTGGATGCATTAACCCGTGCGCACTTGCAGGATTCATTGATGGAGATTCAAAGCCAGTTGGGTAACACCGTTATTATGATTACCCACGACGTGGACGAAGCCGTACTGTTGTCCGATCGCATTGTAATGATGACTAACGGCCCGGCAGCAACGGTAGGCGAAATTCTCGATGTGAAACTCCCGCGTCCACGCGATCGCCTGGCACTGGCCGACAACGCAGAATACAACCACTACCGCAGTGCGGTATTGCGCTTCCTCTACGAGAAACAACGCAAGATTGAAACTCTGTCCCCCAAGCGTTCTGAAAAAGCCGCTGAAACAAAACGCAATCACGTTGCGTAG
- a CDS encoding ABC transporter permease, whose product MNTAILNLKKISPVKLSPQQLRDAVLGVLIPFIGLLFFLLFWHIGSQHIHTSLGTFPGPKEVVQQWSGLVDEYRAENERERKFYERQEKRNAEILAEDPSAEIRVREFNGRPTFFDKILTSLITVVCGFLLATVIAIPVGIVIGLSQSLYRAFNPLIQLFKPVSPLAWLPLVTLVVSATYVTDDPMFSKSFVISMITVTLCSLWPTMINTAVGVAGVSKDLINVSRVLRLSWFTHVRTIVLPSAIPMMFTGLRLSLGIAWMVLIAAEMLAQNPGLGKFVWDEFQNGSSDSLGRICVAVLIIGFIGFILDRSLLALQSWVNWDKSAVIR is encoded by the coding sequence ATGAATACCGCGATCCTTAACTTAAAAAAAATCAGCCCCGTCAAGCTGTCTCCGCAGCAGTTGCGCGATGCTGTGCTCGGTGTTTTGATTCCGTTTATCGGCCTGCTGTTTTTTTTGTTGTTCTGGCATATCGGTTCACAACATATTCATACTTCGTTGGGCACGTTTCCCGGCCCAAAGGAAGTCGTACAACAATGGTCCGGCCTTGTCGATGAGTATCGGGCCGAAAATGAGCGGGAACGGAAATTTTATGAGCGCCAGGAAAAACGTAATGCCGAGATTCTGGCTGAAGATCCCAGCGCAGAAATTCGTGTCCGTGAATTCAACGGCCGTCCGACATTTTTCGACAAGATACTGACCAGCCTGATTACCGTTGTATGTGGCTTTCTACTGGCTACAGTGATCGCGATTCCGGTGGGAATTGTGATTGGTTTGAGCCAATCCCTGTATCGCGCGTTTAATCCGCTCATCCAATTATTCAAACCGGTTTCACCGCTGGCCTGGTTGCCGCTGGTGACCCTGGTAGTCAGTGCAACCTATGTCACTGATGACCCGATGTTTTCAAAATCCTTTGTCATATCCATGATCACCGTCACCCTCTGTTCACTCTGGCCCACCATGATCAATACCGCGGTGGGCGTTGCCGGTGTCAGCAAGGATTTAATCAATGTGAGCCGGGTTCTGCGCTTAAGTTGGTTTACCCATGTGCGCACTATCGTACTGCCGTCAGCTATTCCGATGATGTTTACCGGGCTGCGCTTGTCATTGGGTATCGCCTGGATGGTGTTGATCGCAGCGGAAATGCTGGCACAAAACCCCGGTCTCGGAAAATTTGTCTGGGATGAATTTCAAAACGGTTCATCGGATTCATTGGGTCGTATTTGTGTGGCCGTATTAATCATTGGTTTTATCGGTTTTATTCTGGATCGCAGTTTGCTGGCGCTGCAAAGCTGGGTTAACTGGGACAAGTCTGCCGTTATCCGTTAG
- a CDS encoding CmpA/NrtA family ABC transporter substrate-binding protein, whose product MFSTPGYKVSHETSRNASLFITVLRHCAFAITCCIALAATHAQAKLGPAEKEDLKFGFIKLTDMVPLAVAYELGYFDDEGLSVQLEAQANWKVLLDRVITGELDGAHMLAGQPLGATIGFGTEAHVVTAFAMDLHGNACTVSNDVWKAMKKNVPVKDGKPVHPITAEALKPVIKSFHDEGKSFNMGMVFPVSTHNYELRYWLAAAGIKPGFYAPHKGDITGQLNADVLISVTPPPQMPATLEAGTISGYCVGEPWNQQAVFRNIGVPVVTNRDLRNNIVEKVFGVTKEWADENPNTHIRVVKALIRAGKWLDDKDNANRAEAAKMISQSHYVGADYKVIANSMTGVFEYERGDVRKEPDFNVFFRYHATYPYYSDAVWFLTQMRRWGQIPEEKPDAWYMETAKKVFLPEVYQQAAKELIAEGKLKATDFPDFSSETGYRATDAHTFIDGIVFDGTKPNDYLSKFAIGLKGKEKL is encoded by the coding sequence ATGTTTAGCACACCCGGATATAAGGTTTCTCATGAAACCTCAAGGAACGCCTCACTTTTTATCACTGTGTTGCGTCATTGCGCCTTTGCAATAACCTGCTGTATTGCCTTGGCAGCAACCCACGCACAAGCCAAACTCGGCCCCGCCGAAAAAGAAGATTTGAAATTCGGTTTTATTAAATTAACCGATATGGTGCCGCTCGCCGTTGCCTATGAACTGGGTTATTTTGATGATGAAGGGTTGAGTGTTCAGTTAGAGGCGCAAGCCAATTGGAAAGTTTTGCTGGACCGCGTAATTACCGGTGAGCTCGACGGTGCCCATATGCTCGCGGGACAACCGCTGGGAGCCACCATCGGCTTCGGTACAGAAGCGCATGTTGTTACTGCATTCGCCATGGATTTACACGGCAACGCCTGTACTGTGTCGAACGATGTATGGAAAGCCATGAAAAAAAATGTTCCGGTAAAAGACGGAAAACCGGTTCACCCTATTACCGCCGAAGCACTTAAACCGGTCATCAAAAGTTTTCATGACGAGGGAAAATCCTTCAATATGGGTATGGTGTTTCCTGTATCTACCCACAACTATGAATTGCGTTATTGGTTGGCCGCTGCTGGTATCAAGCCGGGATTTTATGCACCGCACAAAGGTGACATCACCGGTCAGTTAAATGCTGATGTCCTTATCTCAGTAACCCCGCCACCACAAATGCCTGCAACGCTGGAGGCCGGCACTATCAGCGGCTATTGCGTTGGTGAACCCTGGAACCAACAAGCGGTATTTCGCAATATCGGTGTACCGGTTGTAACCAACCGCGATCTGCGCAACAACATTGTTGAGAAAGTGTTTGGTGTAACCAAAGAGTGGGCCGACGAAAATCCCAATACCCATATTCGTGTGGTGAAAGCCTTGATCCGTGCCGGCAAATGGCTGGATGACAAAGACAATGCCAATCGCGCCGAAGCGGCGAAGATGATTTCGCAATCACATTATGTCGGTGCTGATTATAAAGTGATTGCCAACAGCATGACCGGCGTCTTCGAATACGAACGCGGCGATGTACGTAAAGAACCCGACTTCAATGTGTTCTTTCGTTATCACGCCACCTATCCCTACTACTCCGATGCGGTTTGGTTCCTGACACAAATGCGTCGCTGGGGCCAGATACCCGAAGAAAAACCGGATGCCTGGTATATGGAAACTGCCAAGAAAGTTTTCCTGCCGGAAGTCTACCAACAAGCCGCAAAAGAACTGATTGCGGAAGGCAAATTAAAAGCCACCGATTTTCCCGACTTTTCCAGCGAAACCGGTTATCGCGCTACCGATGCACATACCTTTATTGACGGCATCGTGTTTGATGGTACCAAGCCCAATGATTATCTGAGCAAGTTTGCCATTGGATTGAAAGGTAAAGAGAAACTGTAA
- a CDS encoding tetratricopeptide repeat protein translates to MRKELLNQWVTATALWLSVLLAGCATVLPGNGEEPDAQLLQLALSGEPLLGQPYSEASLPDRQLFELTPAMKAFAERHTAGIKGGFARARALHHALLTPSTAGGHGITYTAFYTLTGADAFDQRQANCLSFTLLYVTMARHIGLDAYVNEVDLPPTWDLRNQDAFLFLRHVNSRVKLRRDEVVIDLEMDRYSSTYDQRLIPEKLVAAQFYNNRGMELSAEGEFKDAFLHLRKALLLDDQQSYIWNNMATVYRRNGYLKEAEALYLQGLQVDRGDLTIISNLSGLYRQLDEPEKAETFFRLAERHRNSNPYFLYYEANKSFESGDAEQARDLLKKAISKEKAEVRFYDLGVKIYEALGDQKQADAMRERAAQRREAMASPS, encoded by the coding sequence ATGCGAAAAGAATTGCTGAATCAGTGGGTTACCGCTACGGCACTGTGGTTGAGCGTGCTGTTGGCTGGTTGCGCCACTGTTTTGCCGGGCAATGGCGAGGAACCGGATGCGCAGTTACTCCAGTTGGCCTTGAGTGGCGAGCCCTTATTGGGACAGCCCTATTCTGAGGCGAGCCTGCCGGACCGCCAGTTATTTGAACTTACGCCAGCAATGAAAGCCTTTGCCGAACGACATACCGCTGGCATCAAAGGCGGTTTTGCGCGCGCCAGAGCCTTGCATCATGCACTGCTGACACCGAGCACGGCAGGTGGTCACGGCATTACCTACACCGCGTTTTACACCCTGACTGGTGCGGATGCGTTTGACCAACGGCAAGCCAACTGCCTCAGTTTTACCTTGCTTTATGTCACCATGGCGCGGCATATCGGGTTGGATGCTTATGTCAACGAAGTGGATTTACCGCCCACCTGGGACCTGCGTAATCAGGATGCGTTTTTGTTTTTACGGCACGTCAACTCCAGGGTGAAATTACGCCGCGACGAAGTTGTTATTGATCTGGAGATGGATCGCTACAGCAGCACCTATGATCAGCGGCTGATCCCCGAAAAACTCGTCGCTGCCCAGTTTTATAACAATCGTGGAATGGAGTTGTCCGCAGAGGGTGAATTCAAGGATGCGTTCCTGCATCTGCGCAAAGCGTTATTGTTAGATGATCAGCAAAGCTATATCTGGAACAATATGGCTACGGTTTATCGGCGCAACGGTTATTTAAAGGAAGCCGAAGCGCTGTATCTCCAGGGCTTGCAGGTGGACCGCGGGGATCTGACGATCATCAGCAATCTCAGTGGTTTGTATCGACAACTGGATGAACCGGAAAAGGCCGAAACTTTTTTTCGCCTGGCGGAGCGGCACCGCAACAGCAACCCCTACTTTCTTTATTACGAAGCTAACAAATCCTTCGAGTCCGGTGACGCCGAGCAAGCGCGTGATCTGTTAAAGAAAGCTATCAGCAAAGAAAAAGCGGAAGTACGTTTCTATGATCTGGGGGTAAAAATCTACGAAGCCTTGGGCGACCAGAAGCAAGCCGATGCCATGCGTGAACGCGCCGCGCAACGGCGTGAGGCCATGGCTTCACCCTCCTGA
- a CDS encoding RNA polymerase sigma factor, producing the protein MSNNENVNSLFIALRTTLARAVSHIVPPREVEDIVQETYVRVCQVGERDDIHHPRSFMLRTARNLALDHRKRSESRLADSMEDLQEDLQELSTGVDDTYDRVAANQEFGYFCEAVRQLPQQCRKAFVLRKVYGYSQKEIADSLGISENTVEKHIATGIKRCTGYMMARKAGDLHDVSRQSVSNSQMADEPSHEEAPMAKAGVGHE; encoded by the coding sequence ATGTCTAATAACGAAAACGTCAACAGCTTGTTTATTGCCCTGAGAACGACCCTGGCGCGGGCGGTCTCGCATATTGTGCCGCCGCGCGAGGTTGAAGATATCGTGCAGGAAACCTATGTGCGGGTGTGCCAGGTGGGTGAACGGGATGATATTCACCATCCGCGCTCATTTATGTTGCGCACGGCGCGCAATCTGGCGCTGGATCATCGCAAGCGTTCCGAAAGTCGACTGGCCGATAGCATGGAAGACTTGCAGGAGGATTTGCAGGAATTGTCCACCGGCGTCGATGACACCTACGACCGGGTGGCGGCCAACCAGGAATTTGGCTACTTCTGCGAAGCGGTTCGCCAACTGCCGCAGCAATGTCGCAAAGCCTTTGTGCTGCGCAAGGTTTATGGCTACTCCCAAAAGGAGATTGCCGACAGTCTCGGGATCAGCGAGAACACGGTGGAGAAACATATTGCTACCGGTATCAAACGCTGTACCGGCTATATGATGGCGCGTAAAGCGGGTGACCTGCATGATGTCAGCAGGCAAAGTGTCAGTAACAGTCAAATGGCCGATGAGCCTTCACACGAAGAAGCGCCCATGGCAAAAGCAGGTGTTGGTCATGAGTAA
- a CDS encoding FecR family protein codes for MSKVVEFPNKEQIHDQASVWIARLDRGLSMDEQQALGDWVRQSREHRRVLFEMAALWDRMDSLARLADLFDAPQRAKPRTRVYMAMAASVMLTALAFAWSWTYLAGRHQVLDGVYETAIGEHSRVNLPDGSLLVLNTNTRVSVTYDTEYRLFVLERGEINIDVAHDQARPLSVMAGDRVVQAVGTAFNVKMFNEREVELLVTDGKVLVAKRQPDTAAIDTPVRLAETAMAVAKGEKVVLGSAQEAIAQVAETDIAAQLSWREGNLIFRGESLEQALAEITRYTSVEFEVMDERIKQERIAGLFKAGDVDGLLATLTRNFNIESERLDDNKILLRAR; via the coding sequence ATGAGTAAGGTGGTGGAGTTTCCCAACAAAGAGCAGATCCACGATCAGGCCAGTGTGTGGATTGCGCGGCTGGATCGCGGCTTGAGTATGGACGAGCAGCAAGCCCTCGGCGATTGGGTGCGGCAGAGTCGTGAACATCGGCGGGTGTTGTTTGAGATGGCCGCGTTGTGGGATCGCATGGACAGTCTCGCACGGTTGGCGGATCTGTTTGATGCACCGCAGCGTGCAAAACCGCGCACACGGGTTTATATGGCGATGGCCGCGTCCGTGATGCTGACCGCGCTCGCCTTCGCCTGGAGCTGGACCTATCTGGCGGGGCGTCATCAAGTGTTGGACGGCGTTTATGAAACCGCCATTGGCGAGCATTCCAGGGTTAATCTTCCGGACGGTTCGCTGCTGGTGCTCAACACCAACACGCGGGTGAGCGTGACATACGATACGGAGTACCGTTTGTTTGTACTGGAGCGGGGCGAGATCAATATTGATGTCGCGCACGATCAGGCGCGCCCCCTGAGTGTGATGGCGGGTGACAGGGTTGTACAGGCAGTGGGTACAGCCTTTAACGTCAAGATGTTCAACGAACGGGAAGTGGAGTTGTTAGTGACAGACGGCAAAGTGCTGGTGGCCAAACGCCAGCCTGACACGGCAGCGATTGATACACCGGTACGTCTGGCGGAAACGGCCATGGCAGTAGCCAAAGGTGAAAAAGTGGTGCTGGGTTCGGCGCAGGAAGCTATTGCTCAGGTCGCTGAAACCGATATCGCGGCGCAATTGAGTTGGCGTGAGGGCAATCTGATTTTTCGCGGCGAAAGCCTTGAGCAGGCGCTGGCTGAAATCACCCGTTATACATCGGTTGAATTTGAAGTCATGGATGAGCGCATCAAGCAGGAGCGCATCGCTGGATTGTTCAAGGCGGGTGATGTAGACGGTTTGCTGGCCACCTTGACGCGCAATTTTAATATTGAGAGTGAACGTCTGGATGACAATAAGATTTTGCTGCGCGCCCGCTAA